In Mustela nigripes isolate SB6536 chromosome 2, MUSNIG.SB6536, whole genome shotgun sequence, a single window of DNA contains:
- the GPR87 gene encoding G-protein coupled receptor 87 isoform X2 produces the protein MGLNLTLAKLPDNELHSQGSHASSNMSDGLGKNTTVNKFDTIVLPVLYLIIFVASILLNGLAVWIFFHIRNKTSFIFYLKNIVVADLIMTLTFPFRIVHDAGFGPWYFKFILCRYTSVLFYANMYTSIVFLGLISIDRYLKVVKPFGDSRMYSITFTKVLSICVWVVMAVLSLPNIILTNGQLTKENIHDCMKLKSPLGVKWHEAVIYVNSCLFVAVLVILIGCYIAISRSFSRRLFKKSNIRTRSESIRSLQSVRRSEVRIYYDYTDV, from the exons ATGGGGCTCAACCTGACACTTGCAAAACTACCAG ATAATGAGCTGCACAGCCAAGGGAGTCACGCTTCAAGTAACATGAGTGATGGACTCGGAAAGAACACCACTGTTAACAAGTTTGACACGATCGTCTTGCCTGTGCTTTACCTCATTATATTTGTGGCAAGCATCCTGCTGAATGGTCTAGCAGTGTGGATCTTCTTCCACATTAGGAATAAAACCAGCTTCATATTTTATCTCAAGAACATAGTGGTTGCTGACCTCATCATGACGCTGACATTTCCATTTCGAATAGTGCATGACGCAGGATTCGGACCTTGGTACTTCAAGTTTATCCTCTGCCGATAcacttcagttttgttttacGCGAACATGTATACATCCATCGTATTTCTTGGGCTCATAAGCATCGATCGCTATCTGAAGGTGGTCAAGCCGTTTGGGGACTCTCGCATGTACAGCATAACTTTCAcaaaggttttatctatttgtgTTTGGGTGGTTATGGCTGTTCTGTCCTTGCCTAACATCATTCTAACAAATGGCCAACTAACCAAGGAAAACATTCACGACTGCATGAAACTCAAAAGTCCCTTGGGAGTCAAATGGCACGAAGCCGTCATTTACGTCAACAGCTGCCTGTTCGTGGCTGTGCTGGTGATCCTGATCGGATGTTACATAGCCATATCCAG GTCATTTTCAAGAAGGCTATTCAAGAAATCAAATATCAGAACCAGGAGCGAAAGCATCAGGTCACTGCAAAGTGTCAGAAGATCGGAAGTCCGCATATATTATGATTATACAGACGTGTAG
- the GPR87 gene encoding G-protein coupled receptor 87 isoform X1, with translation MGLNLTLAKLPDNELHSQGSHASSNMSDGLGKNTTVNKFDTIVLPVLYLIIFVASILLNGLAVWIFFHIRNKTSFIFYLKNIVVADLIMTLTFPFRIVHDAGFGPWYFKFILCRYTSVLFYANMYTSIVFLGLISIDRYLKVVKPFGDSRMYSITFTKVLSICVWVVMAVLSLPNIILTNGQLTKENIHDCMKLKSPLGVKWHEAVIYVNSCLFVAVLVILIGCYIAISRYIHKSSRQFISQSSRKRKHNQSIRVVVAVFFTCFLPYHLCRIPFTFSHLDRHLDESAHQILYYCKEMTLFLSACNVCLDPIIYFFMCRSFSRRLFKKSNIRTRSESIRSLQSVRRSEVRIYYDYTDV, from the exons ATGGGGCTCAACCTGACACTTGCAAAACTACCAG ATAATGAGCTGCACAGCCAAGGGAGTCACGCTTCAAGTAACATGAGTGATGGACTCGGAAAGAACACCACTGTTAACAAGTTTGACACGATCGTCTTGCCTGTGCTTTACCTCATTATATTTGTGGCAAGCATCCTGCTGAATGGTCTAGCAGTGTGGATCTTCTTCCACATTAGGAATAAAACCAGCTTCATATTTTATCTCAAGAACATAGTGGTTGCTGACCTCATCATGACGCTGACATTTCCATTTCGAATAGTGCATGACGCAGGATTCGGACCTTGGTACTTCAAGTTTATCCTCTGCCGATAcacttcagttttgttttacGCGAACATGTATACATCCATCGTATTTCTTGGGCTCATAAGCATCGATCGCTATCTGAAGGTGGTCAAGCCGTTTGGGGACTCTCGCATGTACAGCATAACTTTCAcaaaggttttatctatttgtgTTTGGGTGGTTATGGCTGTTCTGTCCTTGCCTAACATCATTCTAACAAATGGCCAACTAACCAAGGAAAACATTCACGACTGCATGAAACTCAAAAGTCCCTTGGGAGTCAAATGGCACGAAGCCGTCATTTACGTCAACAGCTGCCTGTTCGTGGCTGTGCTGGTGATCCTGATCGGATGTTACATAGCCATATCCAGGTACATCCATAAATCCAGCAGGCAATTTATAAGCCAGTCAAGCCGAAAGCGGAAGCATAACCAGAGCATACGGGTGGTGGTGGCGGTGTTCTTTACCTGCTTTCTACCCTATCACTTGTGTAGAATTCCTTTTACTTTCAGCCACTTAGACAGACATTTAGATGAATCTGCACACCAAATTCTGTATTACTGCAAAGAAATGACACTTTTCTTGTCTGCATGCAATGTGTGCCTGGATCcaataatttactttttcatgTGTAGGTCATTTTCAAGAAGGCTATTCAAGAAATCAAATATCAGAACCAGGAGCGAAAGCATCAGGTCACTGCAAAGTGTCAGAAGATCGGAAGTCCGCATATATTATGATTATACAGACGTGTAG